One Nitrososphaerota archaeon genomic window, CTGAGCCTGAACTGGAAACATCAGCGACAGCGATATCCACTCGAGCCATATTCCGCCTACTATTAGTGCGATCAATGCTACTGCATAAGTACTCTTCATTCTTTTCTACACTCCATGCAACGCGGTGATTGATAGCAGGCTCAGTGTAACAAGCAGTATCACTGCCACAAAGCCAAAGATCAAGAGCGACGAAATAGCCTTAGGCTCATCCTTAAGGTGCTGGAAGAACAGTGCAACGAGTACAGCTTTTACGCCTGCCAGGCCTATTATGGAAATGATAAGTAGCTGCCGCGGCATAGGTTGTCCTACCAGCATAAGTTCAAGAACAGTACTTCCCATTAATATCGCGAATATCACCGAATATATTATCACTCCCATTCCTTTCACCTAAATTAAGTAGAATAGCGGGAAAAGGAATATCCAGATGATGTCGACTATGTGCCAGTATAACCCATAGTTATGTATCGCCTCGCTACCATGTTCACCCAAGTGTCTGCCTTTGAGGGCTCCTCCTACGAGGATGGCCATCGCAACGAGTCCTCCAATCACGTGCCCCCCATGTGCTCCTGTAGTTACATAGTAGGTGCTCATGACGACTCCACTGTCGAAAGTGTGTCCCTCGTGGAACAGTTCTTGCCATTCGGTTGCCTTGTTGTAGAGGAACCAGAGACCAAGGAATATTGTTGCTAGCAGCGATCCCACTAAGCCTGCTTTCGATTCTTTCTTTGAATATACTAGTGCCAATACCGCGGTAAAACTACTTGTGAGCAGAATAAATGTATTGATCGCACCGTGCTGTATTAGAAAAATTGTGTCAATTGCGGGCCAATCTGGTGTCCCTGCTCTTATGAAGATATAGGCACCTATGAACGTTCCAAATAGTATTACTTCTGAAGCAAGAAATGTCCATACCCCCATTCTAACTCTTGCTACACTTTTGAACGGCCACCCCTCGGTTTCAGGGTCTTCATGTGATATGAATTTCTCTTTGGCAAAGCCATATAGCGCTAATCCTCCAAGTATGAATCCCATAAAGAGTATTGCGAGATACAGCATTCCCTCTATAAACGATGCCGCCGGGAGCAGAGTGATCCCTAGTATTCCAAAGATGAGGATAAACGCAGCTCCAGACAGTCCTATAGGCCAATGACTTATGTGGCTCTCCATTGTTGCATGCTCTGCGTGCGCGGAGCTAACAGTATGAGTTCCTCCATCAGCAAAAGTGGCGAGACCTGGTAAGTTCACCGTCCCGTCTGAAGAAAACCGTGGGATAACGTCAAAATCGTTCTGCGGAGGCGGTGAGGGAACTGCCCATTCTAGCGTCGAGCCATTCCATGGATTTGGTCCTGCAGATGCTCCTGTCTTCAGACTTTGGTAAAAGTTGTAAAGCATGATTATTTGTGCTAACCCAAAGACAAATGCGCCGATAGTTGACAAAAAGTTCGTGAACTCCCACTGAGGTTCCGTGAAAGTCACGATGCGCCTAGGCATCTCATAGTTCATGAACATCGGGAAATAGAGTAAAGTGAAGCCTATCACCGATAACGTGAAGTGAGCCTTGCCTAGCCCTTCGTCATACATCTTCCCAGTTATCTTTGGATACCAGTAATAGAATGCACCGAAGAGAGCAACAACGCCTCCACCAACCATTACATAGTGGAAATGTGCTACAACAAAGTATGTCCCTCGAAGCGCATAATCTAGGGCTACGGACCCCAAGTATACACCTGTTATACCACCTATAATGAATAGGACTATGGAGCCCAGAACAAACAGCATTGGTGTTTTGAGTCTAATCCTGCCCTTAACAAGCGATTCAAGCATGGCTATCGTTATAATGTCAAATGGTAAAGAGATAGCGATTGTACTCACAGTGAAGATTTTGGCCGCTAGCGGATCGTAACCAGTCACGAACATGTGGTGTCCCCAGACTCCAAAACTCAACAGGACTACGGCTATGAGTCCCATAAGGATGTATTTTCTACCGTAGAGCGGTCGTCTTGTAAATGTTGGTATGATGTCACAGACGGCCCCCACTGCAGGGAAAAGAACGATGTAAACTTCTGGATGGCCAAAGAACCAGAAAAGATGATCCCAAAGAAGCGCCCCTCCTTGCGGTGAGCCGAAATACATAGTGCCAAGCGTTCTATCCGCTACCAGCATAAGAGTTCCTGCGAGGAGTGATGGGAATGCATAAAGCATCATGAATACCGTTAAGAGGATTCCCCAAGAAAACATCGGCATATGCATAAGTTTCATGCCTGGAGCTCGCATCTTCATGATAGTTGTGATAAAGTTGACAGAGCCCAGTGTGATTGATACGATGAAGAGAATCAGGCCGCCGGCGAATATGCTGAGACCCGCTGTAGGCGTGAACCTAGCCGATGTTAGCGGAGAGTAGAGCGTCCAACCTGCATTTGGCAGAGTCGCAATAGAACTCATTAAGACCAGTACGCCACTAAAGAAGTATAGCCAATAGCTCAAAGCGTTGAGCCTAGGGAATGCAAGATCCCTTGCACCTATTTGTAGAGGAACGATCCAATTTGCAAATCCAAATGCAAAGGGCGACAAGAACCATAGTACCATTAATAGTCCATGTGTCGTAAATGCCTGATTGAATGCATCGCTTGTAAGGAAGTTATTGTTAGGTGCTGTAAGCTGCACCCTAAGAAGAAGTCCTAATACCCCTCCAACGAAGAGGAAGTATAGTGCTGTGACTATGTATAGTGTACCTATATCTTTATGATTAGTGGAGAATAGCCATCTCTGAATCGAGTAAGATGGCGGTAGCTGATGTCCCTCGCTCATGGTCTTGAAGCCTCACGAACCTGATGCTCAGCCTCTGCAGGCTTCGCCTTTGAATACCAGTCCTGAAATTCAGTTGGATCCATAACTATGAGTTTTGTCTTCATATACGCATGGCCAACACCACAGAACTCAAAACATGCGATGTTGAACTCGCCTGTTTCTTTTGCAACAAACCAGATTATGTTGGTCCTGCCTGGTATAGCATCCATCTTTATATTGAATTCAAGTATTCCAAAACTATGCGCGACATCAGGAGAAACAATTTTCAGTATTACCGGTTCATCCTTTGGCACTCTTAAGATGGTGTCCTCATAATTGTTTGGATAGATGAACTTCCAGCCCCACTGGAACGAATCCACTTGCACGTTAAGCGTACCAGCAGGAGGCGTGTTAAGCGTATCAATTGCACCGAATGTTCCGTTAAGCAGAAATGTCAAAATGATTATGGACATTGTTAAAGAAATTAAAACTGTCTTCAGGTGTCCTCTTTCTGCAGGAACCTTCCCAAGCATTGGAGCGTCTTGCGGTTCTGGTGTTTGCGAGCCTCTGTCCCTGTACTTAAGAATCAGTACTAGAAATAACGTGATCACTACAACTCCTACAAGGATTCCAAGCCAAGTAAACAAGCTAAAGAGTCCTTGGAAAATTTCGGCAGTATTCGAAACCATAATCAAAAACCACTACCTTTATTGGTTATTTAACAATTTCTGGTTTTCAGAAACACATCTGGTTTGCCATAATTCCCAGCTTTTTATATGCCTGCTCAGGGGGGGGGAATGCATGATCAGCACAAGAACAGTGGCCACCATCACAGCGATAATGATCTACTGCCTTATGATAATCGGTGCGTTCGTCAGGACAAGCGGTTACGGGCTTGCTTGCCCGGATTGGCCTACATGCAATGGGCAGATAATTCCTGAGTTTACAGTACCTGTCCTATCTGAATATATACACAGGATCGTCGCTGCCTTTTCAACGCTTTTTGTACTAATAACAATGGTGCTCGCAGTGAAGAGACACAGGGGTAGCAAAATTGCCATGTTCGCAATTCTCAGCTTTCTTCTCATAATTGGTCAGGTTATTCTTGGAATGATAACAGTGCTTTCAGAACTAAATCCTCTGATAGGAACGGCTCATTTAGCTTTAGCCACGGCTGTATTTGGTTCAGCAGTAATTACTGCAGTGCTTGCACGCACGCTTCCGACAACTTCGGATTAACCTTTTAAGCTTGGCTTTGTGCAGTTGGTAAAGAACTAATTTGTGGTTATTTCGCGTATTTGTTATCAATAAGCTTCAGCCAAGGCATTGCTTTAGACATGCCTTTATTGAAGTCAAACTATGATTATTGCGGGTGATTTGTGCTGTCATTGGAGCTGGCAACTGACTACATCCGCATTTCCAAACTGAAGATAGTTTCCTTGCTCGACTTTGTTGCCATCGCAGCGTTGCTCGTGGCTGCCGGGAGTAACATTTCTATTGAAACCTTGGCTATGCCTCTTGTAGCACTGTTTGTTGCAGGAACACTTTCGTCTGCAGGTGCTGGTGCGTTCAACGCGTACCTCGATCGAGATATTGATGCCATGATGGCGAGGACGATGAACAGGCCAATCCCTCTGGGAAGAATAAACCCTCCAATCAGGGCTCTTCAGTTTGGAGTTCTGATGATAGGAATTGCTGCCGCAGTTTCACTGTCACTGCTTAATTTTTTAAGTACTATAATGATACTCTTAGGTGCTTTTACTTACATCGTAATCTATACCATATTTCTAAAAAGAAGAACCACTTGGAACATTGTGCTTGGAGGGTTTGCAGGCTCTTTTGCCGCACTCGCAGGCTGGACTGCCGTACGTGATTCGATCGGAGGTGAGGCGATTCTTATGGCACTTCTGATATTTTTGTGGACACCCAGCCACTTCTGGAGCCTTGCGATTCTGACAAATAGGGATTATCAGAACGCTGGTATTCCCATGCTACCTGCAATAGTAGGAGAACGAAAGGCAAGTAGATATATCGTATTTAACACGCTTTTATTAATCCCCTTTTCGTTGCTATTTTACTTCTTGGGCTATAATGGCCAATTGTACCTTGCGATAACGAGCATTGTCGGAGCATTGTTATTGGTTACCAACTTGAGGATGCTTAAGGAACCTAGTAAGGAGAACTCATGGACTGCCTTTAAATTTTCTAGTCCGTATCTTGCACTAGTATTTACTGCTATGGTTCTCGACACGATATTTCGTTTCTAAAACTTATCAGAAAACGGGAATTTTTTTGCTTATTCAAAATTTATATAGGCTCTAAATAGTCAGTTTCGAAAGGTAGACAACATGGAATACGTGTATGCCGCTTTGCTATTGCACAAGTTAGCGAAGCCTGTTGATGAGGATGGAATTAAGAAGATAGTCTCAGCTGCAGGGGTTAAGCCTGATGATGTAAAGGTCAAAGCTCTAGTCTCCGCACTTGGTGAAGTCAATATCGACGAAGCTTTAAAGAACGCAAGCATGGCAGCCACAGCCGCTCCAGTAGCTGCAGCGACCACAGCCCCAGCGGCAGAGGGTAAGAAGCAGGAAGCACCAAAGGAAGAAAAACCTGCAGAAGAAGCTCTCGAAGGACTATCAAGCCTGTTCGGTTAGGAATATCTCCCAGATGTCTTGGGAGCGCTGTCTTTATTTTAGCTCTTTATTTTAGCTTAAATTTTACGAGTAGCCTTTCTTCTTTGCCAGGTCCATTACTGCTATAGCCTTGACCTCGCTATCTGCAAGAACAGCTCCAATTGTATCCTTTGATATATATCCAGCAACTACTGCAAGTGCCTTTGCACTCCTAAACGCTTTGCCAACTATTAACGGCGCACTTTCTTTTGTTACATATGCGCGTTCTACAGCAAGTCCCAATGCAGACCTGTAAGCCATTTGTAGCTCGTTCTGGTAAGCTATAGGGTCTATAGCGATATCCTTTGCATGGAAGAGCAGAGAGTCCATGTAAGCGGTATTGATGGAAATTCCCGCCTTGATGGGCTTCAAGTTTAGCCTTGACAAGAGACCCGCTAACGGTGCAGAGATTACGTCGCCTGGCTTTGCGACAATTGTATCTTTTGTGACAAATATGCTGCCAGTTTCAATCTTGGCAGGAACTTTAGCCTCCTTGAATTCACTTAGAACAGGGCCTGGAGGAATACCGGTGTTGCCTGCAGGGATGAAAATTTCATCGGTAGCTATGTCGCCGGCTCTGGCTGGTAAGTTGACTCTTCCCTTCTGCAGAATTAGATAGAGCTTAAAGGGATCCATGTCGGTGAAAAGCAGTGCATTCTGTCCCCTCAACTCCTTGAGCAGTTCATCTATATTGGGAATCTTCATCTTTGAGAGGGCAATTCTCGTGAGAGTGTTCTTGGGAACGACTATATCGAGCTGGCTCCTGAACGACTTCTTAAGCCCCATTATTTGCGCTGCTCGTACCTTACCTATCTTTGCTACAGCTATCACCTTGCGTTTTTTCGCAAGTCTAGTTACTCGTTCTATTCCTGCAACTTTCTTTGGCTTGTAGACTTTGGCCGCTTGCAACTCATTTTGCCTCCGTTACCAGCATCTTTGCTGGTTTTGACATCGAAAGCTTAACAAGAACCGATCGCATGTTTCCCTGCCCTCGGGGCAGCTTCTTTTCCAAGGCGCCTACCACTGCAAGTCCATTTTCTGCTATCTTGGCATCGGGCATGCCTTCTTCACCTATCTTTGTCGCAAAAGAGAGCTGCTGCCTCCCTTTTACCCTTGTGGCTGTCCTGTACCTTGATATCAATGCATCGATGGGTGCATTTGGAGGTACTGGTGTGGGCATCTTCCCTCTTGGACCCAAAATCTGACCCAGCGACTTGCCTATCTTAGCCATGAGTGCAGTTTCCGCAAGGAAGAAATCGTGTTCTTTGGCCAGTTTCCTTGCTTGGCGTTTGTTAGCTGCCAACTTGTCTAACTCGTCGGAACTTATGACCTTGTCGGCCTTTGCGCGCTGCGCTTTCAGTGCAAGGTCTCCACCAGCGAATACAGCAACCTTAGCAACCTTAGGAAGAGGATTTGGGAGAAAAACTACCTCGTTTATGTTCAGATCCACTTTTTTGGCATCTATGTCTTTGAGGGTTACGAAGAGCTCTACTGACTGCGAAAATTTCTTCTTCTCGCTGGAGGAGCGGGTCTTTCCCACTAACTCTGTCAGATTACTGGCGGTAATCAATTCATAGCAACCCTAATTGTAAATGTATTCGGTTCTCCATGATGTTTAGCCTGATTTTATAAACCTTGAACCTATTCTTTGAATGCTTTATCCCATTTACCTTCATCTATCTGGCTCAGCACTTCCCTTGGATCCTGATTCTCGACCTTTATGCCCATGCTTACACATGAACCAACGACTTCCTTGGCCCCAGCCCTTTTTGTAAAGGCATATGACTGGTCTGACTTTAGCTTAGCTATCTTGACTACCTGCTCCATTGTAAGGTTCCCTACAAGGTTGGCCTTTGGCGTCCCAGAACCCTTAGGAACTCCTGCCTCCTTTGCTATTAACGCTGCTGCAGTAGGGACGCCTACCTCCACATTAAACTGCTTGTTTGAAGTATCGACATTGATCTTTACTGGCACTCTCATCCCTGAATAGTCCTTTGTCTTCTCGTTGATTTCTTTGATTATCATCATGACGTTGACTCCAAGAGGACCTAGTGCTGGCCCCAGAGGAGGTCCTGCAGTAGCTTCTCCTCCAACCACTAGTGCAGAAATTGTCTTCTGTTCTCCCATTATGCTTTCGCCTTTGCCTTTTCAATCAACCTTAGCGAGTTGATATCGGTTGTAACGGGCATCTGGTAAGGGGCATCAAGCAGTATGAATGTAGCGTCATTCTTCTCGACCCTGCTGATCTTTGCTCGCATACCCTTGAAAGGCCCAGCAACAACCTCTACGATGTCGTCTCGCCCAAACTCTTGAGCAGAAACCTTAGGTGCTAGGAACTTCTGAATGTCCTCAAACATTATGTTACCCGGTATCTTGCTCTTGATATGCTTGAAGCCTACTATTGCATCATCTACCGCCTGCGCGTTTGGAGCTTCAAAGAATACGTAGCCTTTTTGATGTTCAAGAACCAAAATTGCATAGATAGACTTGCCTTTTAGTTGGGCCCTGCTTCCGACAAAGCTTGCCACGCTCTTCTCTTGCCCTCCCGTCGTCTTTACGGCGTAAATTCTGCTCGGTACGACTAGCTCGCTCATGCAGATCTAACCCTGCAGTCTAAGAAGGGCTCCTAGAAGTTGTATGATATAACCCATAGTGCCCACTACGGCTACACCCAAAAGGGTCAATTTCATGTAGAGGAAGAACTCCTCCTTGTCTGACTTGTGGGCGAGCTTTAGCGTCTGCGCCATAGCTCGTAGAAATCCTCCCATGTCTGCCATTTCAATTCTTCTCCAAAAGTGTGAACTGCCTTTAATATATCCTTTGCATCTATTGCTTCCACTGCGTCGACATCTTCTTGCCCTTTGTGCGCATCTTCTTCCTTACTGACTTCCATGACATCTCGGTTCTTGCAAGCAAGTATTCATGAGCTATTTATCCGATTGAGATTAGGGTTATTTGACCTCCGCATCTAACATATCTTATCAAATTCCAGCAGGGGGTACCCCTCTGGTTAGCTTCGAGTTTTCAGCTGCTAGTAAAGCTAATAGAAGTAATCAACCTTTAGCAACGCTTATCCGCTTGAAATCTTTACCTTAATACACTAAATGGAAATTACAGCTCTGGGAGCTGCAAGGCAGGTTGGGCGCTCTGCATTTCTGCTCCACGGCAAAAGCACAAACGTTCTGTTGGATTTTGGTGTCCAAATGGAAAGGGAGCCAGTCTTTCCCATTCATGTCCAGCCAAAAGACATCCATGGAATCCTGCTGAGCCACGCCCATCTTGACCATTCGGGAGCAGCACCGGTATTCTACCTTTCAGAAGGTGTCGACCTGTATACTACTCCTCCAACCGCAGAGTTCACAAAGTTATTGATTGAAGATTTCATCAAAGTTTCAGGTTTTTACCTTCCCTTCGAATACATCGATCTCCTGACGATGTTCAAGAGAACACATTACGCTGATCTGTACGAAGTCTTCAAGATTGGAGAGTTTACCGTCCAGTTCCTTGACGCTGGGCACATACCGGGAAGCGCTTCAATGATCGTAGAAGCCGATGGTAAGAGGCTCCTCTATACTGGCGACATAAACGGAGCTCAAACGATGTTGCTTAACGGCGCTGACTATAATTTTGGAGAATTAGATGCTATAATTACTGAAAGCACTTACGCATTGTCAGACCACAAGCCAAGGCATGAGGTTGAGAAGGAGTTTGTCGATTTCGCAAAAGAGATTGTAGAGGGAGGAGGAACATTACTGGTTCCAGCATTCTCCGTAGGGAGGGCTCAGGAAATTGCCTGCGCGTTAAGGGCTGCGAAGTTTCCTTATCCCGTAGCGATGGATGGAATGGCTCTGAAGGCAAATGAAATCCTGATGCGACATCAGGAATACCTCAAGGATCCAAAGGAGTTCAGGAGGACTCTGGAAAATATTGACGTCATGGAGAACTGGCCACAGAGGAAGAGGATGGCAAAGACCCCATCCGTAATAATAGCACCTGCAGGGATGCTCGTTGGAGGATTGGCCGTGTTTTATAACGAAGAGATAGCAACCAAGGATAGAAATGGAATCGCGATAGTGGCATTTCAAATTCCTGGTACTCCGGGCAGAACATTGCTCGAAAAAGGAATCACTCTTATCAGAGGGAAGCCGAAGAAGGTGAAAGCTCAGGTGAAGAGGTTCGACTTTTCATCTCACAGCGGAAGGAAAGAACTTTTTGAGATGCTGAAGGCGGTAAAGGGAAGCCCGAAGGTCATGGCTGTGCATGGAGAGGAGGAGTATTGCACAAAATTTGCTGCGGATGTAAAGGAGCATTTTGGCTTTGATGCTGTTGCTCCATCTGCAGGCGATGTGATTAAGATTTAGTACTCTTCTACTTCCAGTTTGGATTCTTTTATCAGTGCTTCTGCCTCGTCTTTGCTTGCTATGTAAGTGTATAGAGTGTTCTTTGTCCTCAACTTTAGCTTCACCTTGTCGTCTTTCCTAACAACTTTTAGGAAGCTTGCGCTTGGAACTAGTTTCTTGAATTCGTCTGTTGAATTGATTTGCTTAGGCATATTCTAACGCAAAAAGAAACTGATACATCTACTTTGCGCTTTACTTGGAGGTCAAAACTGCACATCGGACATAATTCTGTTTTCTTGATTATAATGGAAAGGCGATGGCGAGGTTAAAAGAATAGAGTATGAATCTATGTATGGGTTTCCATGAGCTGTAAAGTAAATGTTACCCTGCATGGATGATTTTATAAACTCAGAATGAATACTACGATTATGCGTAAGACACCAGATTTACCTGTCCCTGTTCAAAGAGGGAGGAAACTCTTCTGGAACCCCTAGGAGGTCGACCAACTATGACAACCAAAACAGCAGAAACAAATACCAAACAGACGGCGGCCGCAAGCACAGTCAGGCTTCACCGGGTGCTCAAAGCGCCGCCAGAACGCATCTATAAGGCGATTCTTGACCCGGCCGCGAATTCCAAATGGCTCCCGCCGCATGGTTTTACATGCACGGTCCACCATCTTGATGCTAAAGTAGGCGGTACCTATAAGATGTCCTTCACGAACTTCTCCACCGGGAAAAGCCACTCCTTCGGTGGCAAGTACCTCGAGCTGAAGCCAAGCGAACGCATTGTCGCGATCGACATGTTCGGCGATCCCAACCTCCGTGAGGAGATGCGGACCTCGTATACACTGACCAAAGTCTCCGTTGGCACGGAGGTGAACATCGTGCAGGAAAATATCCCAACGGTGATTCCACCAGAGGCCTGCTACCTTGGTTGGCAGGAGTCGCTGGAGCTTCTTGCGAAACTCGTCGAGTCTGAAATTCCCGATCAATAAAGTGAAACAACGTGCAGGCTAGCAAGTCGCTCCAGCCACCGGCCCTTCCGCCGCTTCGCGGGCAAGGATAGAAATGCAAAGTGTAAAAGACATGGAAGCAAAACAACGTGAAGAACTACTCAGAGCATTGAAAGCCCGTTTTGAGGAAAACATGTACCGCCATAAAGGTCTTGAATGGGCGAAAATACAAGCAAAGCTGGAAGCTAATACTGAAAAACTGCGGTCACTCGATGAAATGGAAAGAACTGGCGGTGAACCGGATGTTGTTGGTCATGATAAAAAGACGGGCGAATACATTTTTTATGATTGTTCAGCGGAAAGTCCTAAAGGCCGCAGAAATGTCTGTTACGACCGTGAAGGGCAGGAGACGAGGGAAAAACAAGGGGTACGTCCAGGAGGTAACGCTATTGATATGGCAGCTGCCATGGGCATTGAGCTTTTAACGGAAGAACAATATCGAGAGTTGCAGAAACTTGGAAATTTCGATACGAAGACGTCGAGCTGGGTGAAAACACCTTCTGATATTCGAAAACTTGGCGGCGCCATCTTTGCTGATCGTCGCTATGGCAATGTCTTCGTGTATCATAACAGTGCACCCTCTTTCTATAGCGCTAGGGCGTTCCGTGGTTCGCTAAAGGTCTAAATTTGGACTTGGGTCAGGTTTTCCATGTCTCTTAACTATCCAATATCCACTTATCCGTGCTTAACATATTCAGGATTCACAAGATACAGAGGTATCTTCCCAAGTAAAACATCTGCAAGGTTCTTTCCAGCGACCTCTCCCATCTTGTACCTTGCGGCCTCCGCTGCACTTCCCATATGGGGCGTCAGCAATATATTCTTAAGAGTGAGTAGAGGGCTATTCTCAGGCAGAGGTTCCCGCTCAAAAACGTCCAATGCTGCTCCTGCAATCCTTTTCTTTTTCAAAGCATTGTAAAGGGCATCTTCATCGACTATAGGCCCTCTAGCAGTATTTATCAAAAAGGCTGTCTTCTTCATCATGGCTAACCTCTTACCATCAATAAGATGATAGGTTTCTTTGCTGAGAGGTACATGAATTGAAAGGAAATCAGACTCTTTAAGCAGTTGATCAAACGTTCTATTTTTCGCACCTATAATGCGCTCATCCAGCAATCTATGTCTGCTGTGATACAAAATTTCCATCCCAAATCCTGCAGCCCTCTTTGCAACGGCTCTACCAATTCTTCCCATGCCGAGAATGCCTAGTTTCTTGCCTGCAAGATCGCTTCCAAGCATGAACTTCGGAGACCAAGCCTCCTTCCATCTTCTCTGCATCACCAAGTCATGCCCTTCTGCAATTCTTCTTGCAATGCCCAACAGCAGCGCAAATGTCAGGTCAGCAGTGGCATCAGTAAGGACATCAGGCGTATTAGTTACCGCTATCCCCCTCTCGGTCGCTTCCTTAACATCGATATGATCATAGCCTACGCTGAACGTGCTTACTACCTGCAGGTTTTTAGCTGCCATAAGAATTTCTTTGTCTATTTTATCGGGGATCGAGCATAATATTCCGTGCTTGTCTCTGACGAGAGATTTCAACTCGCCGTAAGATAGGTTCTCGTCTTTTTCCCTGTAATTCAACTCGAACTGCTTCAGAGTTTCTTTTATTGGTCCCGGAAAGGTTCTTGTAACTAGAACCTTCTTAGCTGAGCTGCTTCTTGCCAAGGAAGACCCCGGGCCTTCCAACGACTCTGCCTATAATAGAAGAATGCAGCCCCTTGTCGTGCAACGCTTTGATTATCCCGTTAGCCTCCGCTTTTGAGCTCACAATGCAGAAGCCGACTCCCATGTTGAATGTCTTGTACATCTCCTCTTTCCTTATCTTCCCTTCCTCTTGTATGAAGGAGAATATCTCTTGGAGCTCTGGCATCCTTTCTAGGCTGAAACCGATTGAACTGCTGGGTGATATTCTGGTTAATTTTGTAAATCCTCCTCCAGTTATGTGAGCAAGGCCTGCAACATTGAATTCTTCCATGAGCGAAACTATTTCCCTGCAGTAGATTCTAGTAGGCTTGAGCAGTTCGTCGCCAATCCTCAACTTTGAATTCGGTATCCTCCCATTGAGAGGATGTTTCTGCAGGACCTTTCTTGCCAGAGTAAGGCCGTTGGAGTGTATCCCAGAGCTTTCTATCCCGATTATTTGGTCTCCTTCTTTGATCTTCTCGCCAAGAACCAGTTTCTGCTCTTCAACAGAGCC contains:
- a CDS encoding MBL fold metallo-hydrolase; amino-acid sequence: MEITALGAARQVGRSAFLLHGKSTNVLLDFGVQMEREPVFPIHVQPKDIHGILLSHAHLDHSGAAPVFYLSEGVDLYTTPPTAEFTKLLIEDFIKVSGFYLPFEYIDLLTMFKRTHYADLYEVFKIGEFTVQFLDAGHIPGSASMIVEADGKRLLYTGDINGAQTMLLNGADYNFGELDAIITESTYALSDHKPRHEVEKEFVDFAKEIVEGGGTLLVPAFSVGRAQEIACALRAAKFPYPVAMDGMALKANEILMRHQEYLKDPKEFRRTLENIDVMENWPQRKRMAKTPSVIIAPAGMLVGGLAVFYNEEIATKDRNGIAIVAFQIPGTPGRTLLEKGITLIRGKPKKVKAQVKRFDFSSHSGRKELFEMLKAVKGSPKVMAVHGEEEYCTKFAADVKEHFGFDAVAPSAGDVIKI
- a CDS encoding phosphoribosylformylglycinamidine cyclo-ligase — encoded protein: MKEWTYREAGVDISKVKQAHKTAAEFFSSTLAFREGFGSVFKGAGHYAGLVRIGPRRLLAIHTDGAGTKVLVAQKMKKFDTIGIDCVAMNVNDVVCVGAEPFALVDYIALKSTNGKLVAEISKGLAEGARISKVAIVGGETAILPDLLAGDENSFDLAGTCVGSVEEQKLVLGEKIKEGDQIIGIESSGIHSNGLTLARKVLQKHPLNGRIPNSKLRIGDELLKPTRIYCREIVSLMEEFNVAGLAHITGGGFTKLTRISPSSSIGFSLERMPELQEIFSFIQEEGKIRKEEMYKTFNMGVGFCIVSSKAEANGIIKALHDKGLHSSIIGRVVGRPGVFLGKKQLS
- a CDS encoding D-glycerate dehydrogenase is translated as MARSSSAKKVLVTRTFPGPIKETLKQFELNYREKDENLSYGELKSLVRDKHGILCSIPDKIDKEILMAAKNLQVVSTFSVGYDHIDVKEATERGIAVTNTPDVLTDATADLTFALLLGIARRIAEGHDLVMQRRWKEAWSPKFMLGSDLAGKKLGILGMGRIGRAVAKRAAGFGMEILYHSRHRLLDERIIGAKNRTFDQLLKESDFLSIHVPLSKETYHLIDGKRLAMMKKTAFLINTARGPIVDEDALYNALKKKRIAGAALDVFEREPLPENSPLLTLKNILLTPHMGSAAEAARYKMGEVAGKNLADVLLGKIPLYLVNPEYVKHG
- a CDS encoding DUF4256 domain-containing protein yields the protein MQSVKDMEAKQREELLRALKARFEENMYRHKGLEWAKIQAKLEANTEKLRSLDEMERTGGEPDVVGHDKKTGEYIFYDCSAESPKGRRNVCYDREGQETREKQGVRPGGNAIDMAAAMGIELLTEEQYRELQKLGNFDTKTSSWVKTPSDIRKLGGAIFADRRYGNVFVYHNSAPSFYSARAFRGSLKV
- a CDS encoding SRPBCC family protein, with product MTTKTAETNTKQTAAASTVRLHRVLKAPPERIYKAILDPAANSKWLPPHGFTCTVHHLDAKVGGTYKMSFTNFSTGKSHSFGGKYLELKPSERIVAIDMFGDPNLREEMRTSYTLTKVSVGTEVNIVQENIPTVIPPEACYLGWQESLELLAKLVESEIPDQ